The segment TACAACATAAATGACACAAAGTTTGCATGCGATGCTAGTGTCTCCATGTCTTGGTttttaaagtttttgttgaatatTGTTGTATAATAAACTACATGTCTCCAATATAAGATTATTAAGGTCAATGGTAGGTATGTTTCTTTCTTTTGGGAAAGAACAAAAAGAAAGAAGGCATTGGAGTTGATTTTTGCCAATTAGAGGTTTAACTGCGCTTAATGGTTTAGATTTTGTTTACTTTTCATTTTCACAAGACAACTTACTTTTGCACTTTTATACCAAGTTTACTtgcatgttttttatattaaaagcaaccaAAACTAGGGGGTTGGCCTAGATACAGTCAAGATAATAGTAGATAAACAACTGTTAGCAGAGAAACAACAAAGTCATAGCCTcctaaactttcctctatcaaaaactttaaacaTACTACGCATATTAATAGAGTATATAAAAGTCTTTGTTAAAATATGCCACGCAGGGCAAAAGATAAGTAAGTCCAGGATTAACCAACAACCATAAATATAAGTCGTAAGTCCATTAGGGccattcaaaaaaccaaaaaaccattCCATAGCAAACAAAGTTACTTATTTttgccatggctcctcttggggaagAGCTCCCTTGCCCATTCTTTGGTGAGGAATTTAAAGAGGTTTTTTTAGTCCTCAtcctcctttccttttcctttgaggGTGCTTTCCTACAAGAGACAGAGAGTGGTCGCAGAGTTGTGCATGACATTTAGCGCAAACCTGGAGACATCATGCAGCTTATTCTCAATGGCATCCGTTCTGCTGGCAATTTCCTGCAAATTCTCAATCATGTCGTCCACTTTCTTCTCCAAATCCGTCAGGTTGCCTTCCGCTTCCTCCTTGATGttgctcacttcctccaccaccaccatTTTTTCAAACCTGAGATTAGCGGACGAAGAGTTTTCCTAGGATTTGGGTCCATCATTCGAGCTCATGGAAATTTTAGGGCTCTCAGACACATGGGCGGAGCTCGCAAaatgaggggtcgaggtggattgaaACATGGTTGCATTACCAGAGGGGTTGGTATCCTCAGTATCATGGGATGAGGAGGAGTCCTTTAGGGGTTTCTCTTGGGGTTTGGATGCCAGTCTCACAGAGCGACAGGGAGTTTTAGCTTCACCAGTAATCTCCACATTGGAGTCAGTATGTTGGATTCTCACTTTCTCGAGGGGTTTTAGATCCTCCAAGTGGAAAGCacactttttatttttcttactgGAGGAGCCAGGTTCGAGAAAATGAGAAGGGATTATGTTAGGGTTGACAATGGCTATGGACAGAGAGTGGCTTTCAGATATATTTTGGATCAAAATTGTGCGGGGAGGACAAAGGGCCAAGCGAAAATTGTAAAGGCGGAGGATAAGGCCTTGGTGGAGAATAATAAAATCCTTGCCTTTCTTCTTGGCTTCAATGATATCTCTCACATTAGAATCCATACAATGCAGAAGATAAACCGAGATGGAAATAAGATCCTTATTCCtaagatggttaaggaaagggaggtGATAGTAATAGAAAACCCCATGTCATCCTTCTAGAGTGAAATACTCCATGCTGATGTAGCAGACCTCATCCCAAGGCACAAAATCTCTTCACGGTTGaaactataataccctaaaaatggtcatctaaaccatgggcccctaatctcaacaacatcaccaaggtcctaaccaaagacaattaaatcaatcttgagcacataattaattctttaatcaccaaatatcacatggcaaatcaattactcaatattaattaaatatttatttaattaattgaatcatttccaagaatatcattttgatcaaattatcctattttaatttattaaatatcctagcatatttaattatttaataaatttgttaTTTAATCATGCAAAGAAAGGAATTAATTTgtcacaaaagaagaattaatcacaaagcaagagttgaattgaaaattaaacaaaaagaattgaattgagagagaaatcaaacttgagatattatttctttttctaaatttagaactttaaatcagaaaagcaattaattgaattattgattattctctaaaattggaactcaaagcttttcaagaaaagaagttcagttgcattgaaaagactcttttcttgaataaataaaagaattgtctatttttatcacaaatgcataaaattaatttaatattatttctaatgcaacttgaacttcttcaaTTAAACTAtatttggaatctatctcaaggttaactgaacatgatttgtCAATTactttcaattaatcctaaattgagctttttcatcatctctcttgtaattctctataaattcagccttaaACTCTCAATccatttaccccagagatttttgagaacatgcttggagattattatcacgctaatttcactctggagtcattgaagatcattgtacttttttagattatttgcatctgtatttagtttatccatattgcttgaattcgttattgcttgaattattcatccatcttgcatccatatagttaatatcatatagattaaatccttcgtcttggtgtagtctagtcactggtattgcttataaaaatctaagagcaatcttatactcgcatcttttagaaggcaattagtcgctttgttatggtttattacttattgattatttatttactaacaatacatgtaatgacttaattgaagtgttgtgcttatagcTATAGACCCTTTTCCACACACACAGAAACCATCGGCCCACTTCACAGGATTCTGTCCGTCACGAAAAAACTGGTTTAGGCTGGTGGTGTCCGATATGCGGCTCTATTTATTCCATTTTCTGCCCTCCATGGACAGGCCCGTCAACTGAGCAATCACATCTTCATTAACTTTGAATGAGATTCCACCCATAGTGACCCTTCTATCCTCCTAGGAAGCCACAAATTGCTTCGATAGTCTCTCGTCATTTCCTTTCATGCTCTCCATGAATTCATCGATGGCTCCTTCCGTGCACACAAACCAAACAGTCAGCCTGGCTTTGAATTCATTTTTTTTATCAGGTTCAAGTCTCATTCTATCACCCCCCATGATCATATCCTATAGGTTAGAAGTGGTAATAAAAAATAGGGAAAGTTGTTCAAGAGAAGAAGCAGAGTTGAGAAGCAAGCTCAGCAAATTATGAAATAAAACCATGCAATAATCACCATGATTGTTGCAAGCCATGTTTAAATAAATTTCCCGATCATGAAATCTATTTTTCTCGTGAAAGTCATCAATCTACCCAATGTGATTTAGCTGAGACCAGCTATTGCCTTCATCACCACCAATGTCATTCGTACGGATGATTAATAAAATATTGCCTTTCCTGATATCGGTACCTCGCCAATATGTATCATCATTATTTAAACCCCCTTGAGGCTGATGAATAGGCCATATGCAACTACATGGCATACCCATCCCATAATCGATGGGTTCCCactccaaattcaaaatttgataattAATGCTCTTCATCGGATTACAATTGGTAAGACTCATCATTAAGACAGTTTTTTATTTCTCCAAGATCTCCTTGGTGATCATTGGCAGTAGATCAGTGTTCCTCCAACACTGTAAGCTATCTTGTAGCCTACCAACAACAGTCATAGAGTCAACAGCCGCATTCCCTTCTCTGAAAATGTGGCAGATAGTGAAACTGTCAAGGTTAGCCAGAAACATTCTTGCATCCCTCAAAATAGATTCCACTTTCCAACCCGCTACAGATCTACTACTGACAGCTTCCACAATTACTTTTGAATCACCTTCAACTTCCAGTTGTCTAATACCTATAGCAGTGGCAAACTTCAGACCCCATGGGAGGTTCATTCCCTCAGCTTGAGTGACAGTATGATTCTTCAGGCTACCCGCATAGGCAGCAATAGTAATCCCCTGATGATCACAAATAACTCCACCTCCCTCTTAAATTTTCATGTAGCAAGGAAGCGGCAATGGGAGAAGGAAGCGgtaatgggagaattcaaaattcaaattctctgcaaggcgggaactctagttccaatggtgggagcagcCAAATCAATGTAGTTGGTCCCATaagagagaaggataagcctctgGACATTCCGAAAGTTGTTGACACTCGGCAAactggtggtactctgccagaggAGACAACGAGTTCCTCTGGGCTCTTGGGGGAAGGGTCCAGCGTGGGGCCCATCCCACGTGATGACTTCGTGGAGagcataaaagaaacaaaaaaatggtcttccctctttggaactagaccaactggtaaatcctcacTCCCTCCTGTTAAGAATATTTCAGACCTTTCTggtggaaagttcgctatctctattcctgatctagttttggatcataatataaatagtatgtcaaattccttggtaggcaaatttatgggctcgcgtcctaatattgaagttgttagggtttatgtcaaacgaaaatgggcccttaagggtAATGTAGAAATTTtggctttacctaaaggccttctgtcttttactttttcatgtgaagaagataaatttagGATTCTTtgtgggagtccctggatggtaggaaagagaGCCTTGGTTCTTCAAAAATGGCAACCGAAtctgaatatgaatgactctctcttggcacaagttccagtttgggtaaagctacgaggtttgcctcttgaatattgggcagaaagaatCTTCTTTggaattgcaaactcctttggtgaactgctctctatagacccagtcatggcctcaaaaaggagactcactcatgctaggttttttgtagggatagcccatgatgcagatatgccagaACAGAAAGACTTAgtatcaaagttgggaacatggaagcaacatattgaatatgaatctattccctttgcctacttccattgtaaaaaagtaggtcactgggcaaaatcctATCCAATCAAACCAAAGGTAGAATCCAAGCAGCCTAAGCCCCATACTGAAAACCAAATGGCgccagaaaaaatggtatggcaagttaaaaactcagagaataaagaagaaaactcaaatcgttttaatcctttgggggaaaagaaggaagtgCCCTCAACTTCTATCTCTAGTCCCTTAACCCATGAAGCATTGAGAAACAATTCAACCATAGTCAACACCCCGGTTACTACTCAAATAGGGGAGCTGAAAGATCAGACTGAATATTCAAATGATATAGCTGAAGTGGTAGTTGACACTTATGAGGGAAAGGAACCGCAAGAGAAATATGATcaacctgaggaaggagagatccctgactcccaagaagaaaagactgactcctCTCTACTCATGcctagttttgaaatacaagaagcccaaaaatgtgcaattttgggtttgAACCTCTCAGGCTCAGACTGGAGCTCAAAAACAGTTAACAGTGATTCAAATGCTTCCAAAACCCCTAATTGGGGTaacgaagaagaaatttccaaaatcctcagcaGCTCGGAAGTGGCTCCTGAGATAGATGCTAAGTGGAAAATACCAAAGCAgaggaataagaaaggaactactccctcgacttctcttctaaggaaatctagcagaatggctcaagttgatgttgggtatacctcctcttccccaggtcgaccctctaaccatatagtcagaaacaaggaggccagcaagagcattgcagatggaacccaaaagactcttaaggagttaggaattggtaagtaactatgaagattatttcttggaatattaggggactcaataattcCCATAAgcatgatatcattaggaatatgataagggatagtaaacttgatatttttctaattcaagaaaccaaaatgagtaaagaaaaagttgaatcattgaagtttttcaaaaatggaaatgttagtggtggcagttctgaaggtgcttcaggaggcatagctaccatttggaacctTAATATTGTCAAAGGTCATGTTATTATTTAGGATaacaatttctcttgtatcaaatttgagcatttaaaagatggtacttcatgggttctcaccaacatttatgctcccaacactttgaaggctagaaattccttctggaaaaaacttattcaAGCTAGGGATAGCTTTAGAAATCTTActtggctggtcatgggagacttcaatactcctttgagagaggaggaaaaacttggaggaagcccccctcagctggaaagtaggttggcccttatagatttcattaattctcaggctctcaatgaccTGGAAATTCAGGGATGCAATTATTCTTAGACTaacaggagaactggtaatgatcttatccaagttcgtcttgataggactctcatctctgatgactgaTACAGTCATTATTTATGTTCTCTGTCGGCACACATTCAGGTTGGATCTAATCACTTTCCTATCACTTTCATTACTGACTCCATTaatagaaggagaaacttccccttcaaatttgaaaaaatgtggacccttcacccagacatcaaaagtaatatccagaaatggtggagcattcaagttgagggaactgctatgtatagaattgttaagaagcttaaaagtgtaaaggataacataagactctagattaaatccagctttgggaatatttttgaggccaaaggcaaagtccaggaagaccttaaagaaatacaggctCAAATCcaaaaggatggtttcagtactgtgtccattgctgatgaaaatgagactctcaaaaaatatcatgagatcattgccaaagaggaaaccttCTAGAAGTAGAGAtctagatgcatttggcttaaggaaggagataggaacaaaAGATTATTCCATATGTCGACaatcaagcataaagcagttaatagggttACCAAACTAGTGGTGGACaacggggagttggtcaaggaggatgaaattaggAACGAAGCTAAAAGGTTTTTCTCAGAACTGCTAAAGAGGGATCATAGTttggatgttgaagctcaatcttcttttcgtcataacatcccttgtctcattgatgatcaaaagaatgcc is part of the Cryptomeria japonica chromosome 10, Sugi_1.0, whole genome shotgun sequence genome and harbors:
- the LOC131034088 gene encoding uncharacterized protein LOC131034088, encoding MKESFPLVEPPIATQEFPLKRIHRVKQKSQATGGVSEGITIAAYAGSLKNHTVTQAEGMNLPWGLKFATAIGIRQLEVEGDSKVIVEAVSSRSVAGWKVESILRDARMFLANLDSFTICHIFREGNAAVDSMTVVGRLQDSLQCWRNTDLLPMITKEILEK